In Methylocystis echinoides, one genomic interval encodes:
- a CDS encoding FAD-dependent oxidoreductase, with the protein MISDFEQFDCGELESDVVVVGAGAVGLAVAICLYRAGKSVVLLEAGGESVEERSQAFLRNAISTGRPFAGLETGRFSSLGGTTTAWGGQLVPFDPIVFEHRPWVSSAKWPISADSLAYYYQEAAALINAKDPLVPSASLWSKLGIPIVDWSEEIEPLLTQWLRQPNFGTLFFPELSAKAGPRIVLHARVTEIDASPDGTINSLAFVNQAGKVGLASASCFVLATGTVETIRLLKTRLSRGRFATWSENNLLGSYFTDHIDAFVGRVRPLDKARFHDVFDSAILDNVKYFPRLKLSALSQRTNHMVGVAGHMIFDSLLEDHLQNFKAFAKAILHGRWPKDAMSAPFHVWQLGRVMFPLVTRYVRSNRILSLSDRGIRLRLTCEQIPIRESCVTIGDRLDANGIPLVQLNWALDGRELESMAFLAKAIRNQLWKQGLAEVEIDDRLAKGEATFLDTADDAYHQMGGVRMGFTPEEGVVDANLRVHGSTNLYVAGAATFPTTGFENPTLTAISLGIRLGEHLTRSVL; encoded by the coding sequence ATGATATCTGATTTTGAACAATTCGATTGCGGCGAGCTGGAATCTGACGTGGTGGTGGTGGGGGCGGGGGCGGTTGGTCTCGCCGTGGCGATATGCCTTTATCGAGCAGGGAAAAGTGTCGTCCTGCTGGAAGCAGGCGGGGAATCGGTGGAAGAACGATCACAGGCGTTCTTGCGGAATGCGATTTCCACGGGACGTCCTTTTGCAGGATTGGAAACCGGTCGCTTTAGCAGCCTTGGAGGGACTACTACGGCTTGGGGCGGACAACTAGTGCCGTTTGATCCCATTGTTTTCGAGCACCGCCCCTGGGTTTCGAGCGCAAAGTGGCCCATAAGTGCAGACAGCCTTGCTTATTATTATCAAGAAGCTGCGGCGTTGATCAACGCGAAGGATCCGCTAGTCCCAAGCGCAAGCCTATGGTCAAAGCTTGGCATCCCAATCGTAGACTGGAGCGAGGAGATCGAGCCGCTCCTCACGCAATGGCTCCGTCAACCAAATTTTGGAACGCTTTTCTTCCCTGAGCTTTCGGCGAAAGCGGGACCCCGGATCGTGCTTCACGCCAGAGTTACAGAGATTGACGCGTCGCCAGACGGTACTATCAATAGCCTTGCCTTCGTAAATCAAGCAGGAAAAGTTGGACTCGCCAGTGCCTCATGTTTCGTTTTGGCTACGGGAACCGTTGAGACTATTCGCCTGTTGAAAACCCGCCTGTCCAGAGGTCGATTCGCAACGTGGTCTGAAAATAATCTGCTGGGCTCGTATTTCACTGATCATATTGACGCTTTTGTAGGGAGGGTACGTCCTCTTGACAAGGCTCGTTTCCACGACGTCTTCGATAGTGCGATCCTAGATAATGTTAAGTACTTTCCGAGGCTCAAGCTGTCGGCACTATCGCAGCGAACAAATCATATGGTCGGTGTAGCTGGGCATATGATATTTGATTCTCTACTAGAGGACCATCTACAGAATTTTAAGGCGTTTGCGAAGGCGATTCTCCACGGTCGCTGGCCAAAGGATGCCATGAGTGCACCGTTTCACGTTTGGCAATTGGGCCGAGTAATGTTTCCACTGGTGACCCGATACGTTCGCTCAAATCGGATCCTCAGCCTTTCGGACAGAGGGATCCGGCTTCGGCTAACCTGCGAGCAAATCCCCATAAGGGAGAGTTGCGTCACCATAGGCGATCGGTTGGATGCCAACGGGATCCCGCTCGTGCAATTGAACTGGGCGCTCGATGGCCGAGAGTTGGAGTCGATGGCATTCCTGGCCAAAGCGATCCGTAACCAGCTTTGGAAGCAGGGCCTTGCCGAGGTGGAGATTGACGACCGTTTGGCGAAAGGAGAAGCTACGTTTCTAGACACGGCCGATGATGCCTATCATCAGATGGGGGGCGTGCGTATGGGATTTACTCCCGAAGAAGGGGTGGTTGACGCGAACCTGCGCGTGCACGGAAGTACGAATCTCTACGTAGCTGGCGCAGCGACGTTTCCGACAACCGGTTTTGAAAATCCCACGCTTACGGCTATATCCTTGGGCATTCGGCTTGGTGAGCATTTGACGAGGAGTGTTTTGTGA
- a CDS encoding glycosyltransferase family 4 protein, translating to MLEWYVTSIFYQPQKWPYRIEAYAPGRLRDLLHRDFKRFYHPDLDAALVQTSGIYEWAFRVARRFGFAESAKKLNKVSNKYLAKRVASILNAEPIDVLWGYDGCCLEAFAQAKKQNVQTVLDKTIGDPRVFNKIIAEVYEEFPEFFETRKFRLPMSTIDRQDHEYDLADRILAGSEFCRESIVTARPELEAKLQVVPYCFDDVFFPQTTRSSQTPSVARPVRFIFVGQAGPRKGIHLILRAFEKIEKSAAHLTILGSLQVPREVFAPFADRVEIVPTVRRDEVSCFLEHGDCLLFPSYFEGSAISIYEALASGLGIIQSKNTGVVIDSSVGWTLQQLNVEELLSAIRTIIDSPELLASWKANARGFAERLSFANYAEKVQRIAIDLADRQTHDI from the coding sequence ATGCTTGAATGGTACGTCACGTCTATCTTTTACCAGCCGCAGAAGTGGCCGTATCGTATCGAGGCCTATGCCCCGGGACGACTCCGGGATTTGTTGCATAGAGACTTTAAGCGGTTTTATCATCCCGACCTTGACGCTGCTTTGGTGCAAACGTCCGGGATATACGAATGGGCCTTTAGAGTGGCTCGGCGCTTTGGATTTGCTGAATCCGCGAAGAAGCTAAACAAGGTCAGCAATAAGTATCTAGCGAAAAGGGTTGCTAGTATATTGAACGCGGAACCGATAGATGTTCTTTGGGGATATGACGGTTGCTGTCTCGAAGCATTCGCTCAAGCCAAAAAACAAAACGTGCAAACAGTGCTAGATAAGACTATAGGAGACCCGCGCGTTTTCAACAAAATCATAGCAGAAGTTTATGAGGAGTTCCCAGAGTTTTTCGAAACGCGAAAGTTCCGGTTGCCAATGTCTACGATAGACAGGCAAGACCATGAGTACGATTTAGCAGATAGAATTCTGGCCGGTTCTGAGTTTTGCCGCGAAAGCATCGTAACTGCGAGACCGGAGCTCGAGGCGAAACTGCAAGTCGTTCCCTATTGTTTTGATGATGTTTTCTTTCCACAAACAACAAGAAGCTCACAGACTCCGTCGGTTGCGAGGCCCGTCCGCTTCATATTCGTCGGACAGGCAGGCCCGCGGAAGGGTATTCATCTGATTTTACGCGCTTTTGAGAAGATTGAGAAATCCGCGGCCCACCTCACAATTCTTGGTTCGCTGCAGGTTCCAAGAGAAGTGTTCGCGCCTTTCGCAGACCGCGTAGAAATCGTGCCGACGGTCAGGCGCGACGAGGTGTCTTGCTTCCTCGAGCACGGAGATTGTTTGCTTTTTCCCAGCTATTTTGAAGGGTCAGCAATTTCGATATACGAGGCGCTGGCTTCAGGGCTCGGCATAATCCAATCTAAGAACACCGGCGTTGTGATTGATTCATCAGTGGGATGGACTCTACAACAGCTCAATGTAGAGGAACTGCTGAGCGCAATAAGGACTATAATTGATTCACCGGAACTGTTGGCCTCTTGGAAGGCAAATGCTCGAGGGTTTGCTGAAAGGCTCAGCTTCGCGAACTACGCGGAAAAGGTGCAACGCATTGCAATAGATTTGGCGGATAGACAGACACATGATATCTGA
- a CDS encoding methyltransferase domain-containing protein: MVTYDRQTVNSPNPIARFAHRTRLSKSILLADKHLPCRGAVADFGAGNGYFLSALGDVRVDAVLYAIEPYMPPSADPRIQYISDLRGTPREFDVITALEVCEHLTDDQIDIFLADCKKKLRADGKLIISVPIMIGAALPIKELSRTILFQRRSDYSTSEILLGLVCCDVQRPEDRRPTHKGFDFRLLRKTLCKSFVIETELYSPLPIPWWANSQVFFVCRRLK, encoded by the coding sequence ATGGTGACGTATGATAGACAAACGGTAAACTCGCCCAATCCCATCGCTCGCTTCGCTCATAGGACTCGCTTATCGAAATCCATCTTGTTAGCTGATAAGCATCTTCCATGCCGAGGCGCTGTTGCGGATTTTGGCGCTGGAAATGGCTATTTCTTAAGCGCTCTCGGAGATGTAAGAGTAGATGCCGTACTCTACGCGATTGAGCCTTATATGCCACCATCGGCGGACCCGCGGATACAATATATCTCCGATCTTAGAGGAACTCCTAGGGAATTTGATGTAATAACTGCTCTAGAAGTTTGTGAGCATCTGACAGACGATCAGATCGACATATTTTTAGCCGATTGTAAAAAAAAGCTTCGTGCCGATGGAAAGCTGATTATTTCCGTGCCGATCATGATTGGAGCGGCACTCCCTATCAAGGAGCTGAGTAGGACTATTTTATTTCAAAGACGGTCCGACTACTCAACGTCGGAGATTTTGTTAGGGTTAGTCTGCTGCGATGTGCAGCGGCCCGAGGATCGGCGACCTACTCACAAAGGATTTGATTTCAGGTTGTTGCGGAAAACTCTTTGCAAAAGCTTTGTGATAGAGACTGAGCTCTACTCCCCGCTACCGATTCCATGGTGGGCAAACTCCCAAGTTTTTTTTGTTTGCAGAAGGTTGAAATAA
- a CDS encoding O-antigen ligase family protein yields MTKYLLSLALFVLLFANAEAGSAMLFQLGGIGIITMMASVAVLREGIDRKPLSLFETVMLIAASLSMAISIFSEVEYTSLYSLTFLYVICLAIVVARTVTLSDILSGATYSYLAMISACFLLTRQEMFDALNISLDNRWALRYAPFGLHPNLAGFIFGGGVAVLITQALVSTGKNRLLFAGASLLSLQIVMASSSRASFLALALAVAIASLANLKRIGAKVIGGTIALAFIVVLLKTQSLFDYLSEIFELSSEQRGIGSGGSGRLELWQMALDRLFSDPIQLFLGGGLRSSSYELLGFNTENSYLTIMLDSGILVGTVLIFSICRLISRLWRQIRAPQGREWRLYTGVLMLITYTVAESVFNRYLIAIGNPLSVLFLLLCAKTELVTQHNSQEVNDYKEMIEIRSPF; encoded by the coding sequence ATGACCAAGTATCTTTTATCTTTAGCTCTATTCGTCCTTCTCTTCGCTAACGCTGAGGCGGGGAGCGCAATGTTATTCCAGCTTGGGGGCATTGGGATAATCACGATGATGGCAAGTGTAGCAGTGCTTCGGGAGGGTATAGATCGAAAACCGTTAAGCTTATTTGAAACCGTTATGTTAATTGCAGCTTCTCTTTCAATGGCAATTTCCATCTTTTCTGAAGTAGAGTACACGTCCTTATACTCGTTGACCTTCCTATATGTTATTTGCCTTGCTATAGTAGTGGCTCGAACAGTAACGCTCAGTGACATTCTATCAGGTGCCACGTATTCCTACTTGGCCATGATTTCAGCTTGCTTCCTGCTCACGCGCCAGGAGATGTTTGACGCTCTAAATATCAGCTTAGATAATCGTTGGGCTTTGCGATATGCTCCTTTCGGTTTGCATCCGAATTTGGCGGGCTTTATATTTGGGGGAGGAGTTGCAGTTCTGATAACGCAGGCGCTGGTTTCGACAGGAAAGAATAGGCTCCTGTTTGCTGGCGCTTCCCTGCTGAGCCTCCAAATTGTGATGGCATCATCTTCACGTGCGTCATTTCTGGCGTTGGCGCTTGCCGTGGCAATCGCATCTCTCGCGAACCTGAAACGAATAGGTGCCAAGGTGATAGGTGGCACAATAGCCCTTGCCTTTATCGTTGTTCTATTAAAGACTCAATCGCTCTTCGATTATCTCAGCGAGATATTTGAACTCTCTTCCGAACAAAGAGGTATCGGTTCGGGCGGCTCTGGGCGCCTTGAGCTGTGGCAAATGGCTCTGGACAGACTATTTAGCGACCCAATTCAGCTGTTCTTGGGGGGGGGGTTGCGATCCTCGTCCTATGAGTTACTCGGATTCAACACGGAGAACTCCTACTTAACAATTATGTTAGATTCGGGGATTCTGGTAGGTACGGTTCTCATCTTTTCGATATGCAGATTGATATCTCGGCTTTGGCGTCAAATAAGAGCACCGCAAGGAAGAGAATGGCGCCTTTATACGGGGGTTCTGATGTTAATAACATATACCGTTGCGGAATCGGTCTTCAACAGATACCTGATTGCTATCGGCAATCCACTATCCGTGCTTTTCTTACTTTTGTGCGCCAAGACAGAACTTGTTACGCAACATAATAGCCAAGAAGTCAATGATTACAAAGAAATGATTGAAATCCGAAGTCCATTTTAG
- a CDS encoding glycosyltransferase, which produces MFYNFLTVTFARLFGYKLFLHHHASSYIKSYDLRFATLCRLAGERSLHIVLSEQMAKDLKLHYNSAQTVVAHNASHILACEKHERIDKNGMLTMGFLSNLTIEKGLDTVLDAFESIYSDGLDAQLLLAGPIVDERAHALIAAARLKFGDALIELGSVSGEAKDRFFSSIDLFLFPSRYRFEAQPLVILEALSHGVAVLATDHGYIQEIISPLGTGVGASDFISFTDRYVREWTRDETFRCSQRAAARCRFLELANEAKCQEISLYQLIAGDQSTSAG; this is translated from the coding sequence ATGTTTTATAACTTCCTGACTGTCACCTTCGCCAGATTGTTTGGTTACAAGCTGTTCCTTCACCACCACGCCTCGTCGTACATTAAGTCTTATGATTTACGGTTCGCTACACTTTGTCGGCTGGCAGGTGAGAGGTCTCTTCACATAGTGCTATCAGAGCAGATGGCAAAGGACTTGAAATTGCATTATAATAGCGCTCAGACCGTTGTGGCCCACAACGCGAGCCACATTCTCGCTTGCGAGAAGCACGAGCGCATTGATAAGAATGGGATGCTCACTATGGGGTTCCTATCTAATCTTACGATAGAAAAAGGCTTGGATACTGTTCTTGACGCGTTCGAGTCGATATATTCTGACGGCCTAGATGCACAGTTATTGCTCGCAGGCCCAATTGTTGACGAACGTGCACATGCTTTGATTGCAGCCGCCCGTTTGAAGTTTGGGGATGCTCTGATCGAGCTTGGGTCGGTATCGGGGGAAGCGAAGGATCGCTTTTTCTCGAGTATAGACTTGTTTCTCTTCCCGTCCCGATACCGCTTTGAGGCGCAGCCGCTCGTAATACTTGAAGCTCTGAGCCACGGCGTCGCCGTGCTTGCCACTGATCATGGCTACATTCAGGAAATTATCTCGCCGCTGGGGACGGGCGTTGGCGCCTCTGATTTCATAAGCTTTACGGACAGATATGTACGTGAGTGGACCAGAGACGAGACCTTTCGATGCTCACAGCGCGCAGCTGCCCGTTGCCGCTTCCTGGAACTTGCGAACGAAGCAAAATGCCAGGAAATTAGTCTCTATCAGCTGATCGCCGGCGATCAATCTACATCCGCTGGCTAA
- a CDS encoding glycosyltransferase, with translation MTDSKFDDMPRRAWGEVLKGLVFLPYHGALITSRRVEEYMKFMRFRADRIAYGYDSLSLERIRGLAETEPAPRGVPFSSRHFSVISGFGTEERLPSVIDGYALYAKKSSNPRPLHLFGIGALEARLREKVTSLELDELIVFRGTVRSHSCSRALASTLALLLVGAEEQSRLVVIKAQALGVPVIYSPESGARDEILRSGINGFLIGPDDPEGLAFFMDLVASNRALWERVATEALKAANQGDVSRFAAGVGQLCGARAFDAKF, from the coding sequence ATGACTGATTCGAAGTTCGACGACATGCCAAGACGCGCGTGGGGAGAAGTTTTGAAGGGTTTGGTGTTCCTGCCATACCATGGCGCGCTCATCACCAGCAGGCGGGTCGAGGAGTATATGAAGTTTATGCGCTTCCGAGCGGACCGCATCGCTTATGGATATGACTCGCTATCTTTAGAGCGCATCCGCGGGCTCGCAGAAACTGAACCCGCGCCACGTGGCGTCCCGTTTTCTTCCCGCCACTTCTCCGTCATCTCAGGCTTTGGCACAGAAGAGAGACTTCCGTCTGTCATAGATGGTTATGCTCTCTATGCAAAAAAAAGCTCAAACCCTCGCCCACTTCACCTTTTCGGAATCGGAGCGTTAGAAGCTCGGCTCAGAGAAAAGGTTACTTCATTGGAGCTTGACGAGTTAATAGTTTTCAGAGGCACTGTCCGTTCGCATTCATGCTCGCGTGCGTTGGCGAGCACACTTGCGTTGCTGCTTGTGGGTGCTGAGGAGCAATCCCGGCTGGTCGTGATCAAGGCGCAAGCCTTGGGGGTTCCCGTGATCTACTCGCCAGAATCTGGTGCCCGGGACGAAATACTGCGTTCTGGCATAAATGGCTTTCTCATCGGCCCAGATGATCCGGAGGGGCTCGCCTTCTTTATGGATTTAGTCGCTTCGAACCGAGCGCTTTGGGAGAGGGTCGCGACGGAGGCGCTAAAGGCTGCGAACCAGGGAGACGTGTCGCGGTTCGCTGCCGGAGTAGGACAATTGTGCGGGGCGAGAGCTTTTGATGCGAAATTCTGA
- a CDS encoding glycosyltransferase family 4 protein, whose product MKKIAFVWDNFGPMHIDRCDALVHEWGGRALLIGVEIFGKSETYIWPSSKARTFEKVTLFPNGLPLYQRQLRLTQSLVRAISEINPSAVFFCHYELPAIWAAAAISRMRGRHVFVMNNSRFEDKERFRLRELAKALFLLPYEGALVAGEGSRSYLEFLGMSQSRIALGYNTVSVKRIQRLCEAPPAPEGAPFSDRHFSIIARFVPKKNLATAIEAYGEYVKLVPQPRALHIAGYGPDEPALRKLVSDLGLSHNVIFRGALQIEGVSEMYSTTLALILTSIEEQFGNVVIEAQATGLPVIISDRCGAWEVMVQSGVNGFVAESDNAPGYAYFMSLLSEDEGLWRAMALAARQSARRGDVERFVEGVNSLIGPLDSRPRVS is encoded by the coding sequence TTGAAAAAAATTGCATTCGTATGGGATAATTTTGGACCGATGCATATCGACAGGTGCGACGCCTTAGTGCATGAATGGGGCGGCCGCGCTTTGCTCATCGGGGTCGAGATATTCGGAAAGAGCGAAACGTACATATGGCCCTCATCAAAAGCTCGAACGTTCGAAAAAGTCACCCTCTTCCCTAATGGACTTCCGCTCTATCAACGCCAACTTAGGTTAACCCAGTCCCTTGTCCGAGCAATAAGCGAAATCAACCCATCTGCCGTGTTCTTTTGCCACTATGAACTCCCAGCTATCTGGGCGGCGGCCGCGATATCACGGATGCGCGGACGACATGTCTTTGTCATGAATAATTCTAGGTTTGAGGACAAGGAGCGTTTCCGGCTTAGGGAACTTGCAAAGGCCTTGTTCCTATTACCGTACGAGGGCGCGCTGGTAGCTGGAGAGGGAAGTAGGAGCTATCTTGAATTCTTGGGAATGTCACAATCACGGATTGCTCTGGGGTATAATACTGTTTCGGTCAAACGCATTCAACGCCTCTGCGAAGCGCCTCCGGCTCCAGAGGGAGCTCCTTTTTCCGATCGCCACTTTTCAATCATCGCGCGATTCGTTCCAAAGAAGAATTTGGCTACAGCGATTGAGGCCTATGGAGAATATGTCAAACTTGTCCCGCAGCCACGCGCATTGCATATTGCGGGCTATGGTCCAGATGAACCAGCATTGCGCAAGCTCGTTTCCGACTTAGGCTTGTCCCATAACGTCATTTTCAGAGGTGCGCTGCAAATCGAGGGTGTCTCAGAAATGTACTCAACGACCCTTGCGCTGATACTGACAAGCATAGAAGAGCAGTTCGGAAACGTTGTTATCGAAGCACAAGCGACCGGGCTGCCAGTCATCATTTCTGACCGTTGCGGGGCGTGGGAAGTAATGGTGCAGTCTGGGGTGAATGGCTTCGTAGCGGAGTCAGACAACGCTCCTGGTTACGCCTATTTCATGTCGCTTCTATCCGAGGATGAAGGCCTGTGGAGGGCGATGGCCTTGGCAGCGCGACAGAGTGCACGGCGCGGCGACGTGGAGAGATTTGTTGAAGGTGTCAATTCGCTGATTGGGCCTCTGGATAGCCGTCCGAGGGTGAGCTAG
- a CDS encoding FkbM family methyltransferase, producing the protein MEPQTINRFIKYLKAAMTPSFWPALAKGVMPAVEHIGAIKRLAPRTLIDIGANKGQFSLMARYLFPSIEIQAFEPLDRELQIYRSLIGRRAQLHATALGDVTGSANFFVTARADSSSLLEPDLGQEKAYGIRTKASMLVPVARLPEIIDVETFKRPILMKLDVQGAELEVLMGAEQILRFIDAIYCEVSFVELYKGQPRATEIIQYLAQRQFELRGVFNMSTTKEYGPTQADLLFLPRVEVGQGP; encoded by the coding sequence TTGGAGCCTCAGACCATAAATCGTTTCATCAAATATCTTAAGGCTGCGATGACGCCGTCGTTTTGGCCAGCCCTTGCAAAGGGAGTCATGCCAGCGGTCGAACATATCGGGGCGATTAAACGGCTCGCGCCAAGGACGCTGATCGATATCGGCGCTAACAAGGGGCAATTCTCACTGATGGCGCGGTACTTGTTTCCTTCAATTGAAATTCAAGCTTTCGAGCCTTTGGACCGGGAACTCCAAATCTACCGGTCGCTAATTGGAAGGCGCGCTCAACTTCATGCTACCGCGCTTGGGGACGTCACGGGTAGTGCGAACTTCTTCGTCACAGCGCGCGCTGACTCGTCCTCACTCTTGGAACCCGATTTGGGCCAGGAGAAGGCTTATGGGATACGGACTAAGGCATCGATGCTTGTCCCTGTTGCTCGGCTCCCGGAGATCATTGACGTTGAGACGTTCAAGCGACCTATACTAATGAAACTCGACGTCCAAGGTGCTGAACTGGAAGTGCTAATGGGTGCAGAACAAATACTGCGCTTCATTGATGCCATCTATTGCGAAGTGTCTTTCGTCGAACTCTACAAAGGGCAGCCCCGCGCAACGGAAATCATTCAGTACTTGGCCCAGCGCCAATTTGAGCTACGCGGGGTGTTCAATATGTCGACCACAAAAGAATACGGGCCTACGCAGGCGGACCTCTTATTTCTGCCGCGCGTCGAGGTGGGTCAGGGCCCCTAA